One Papaver somniferum cultivar HN1 chromosome 10, ASM357369v1, whole genome shotgun sequence genomic window carries:
- the LOC113317877 gene encoding uncharacterized protein LOC113317877 produces MANSDFGVPEFKAYNPNPYSCGYDLTLTYGKPLPPSHSTCYPPSFNNPHPSLNGFSYGSIPSPYVTSSSKLHLTTPKPQNKEKENINQNGKLVDDNISTNGYGNGHGSDDYSHQSWTDYGYGKNEDSCNQDDLGPCPSIFGYWPCLYKMNKKTYDQNNGDEQEKDHRNQWEVTAEYLFGTTLYPYGESIQVDVSYGYNSSYRYQKHSIQEPTSIKQLKYNEKSSTPKLGYYGTYQEDDCLPLGRQSNLAIVPITYGNDGRYEIQPPSVKVDYNEKSSLQRLCYGQSDHVEEYPFFDNVEFQSTGFDEAHDAQEFPTLGCVSNESNLVSSYERHYPEQSHLLHVEYNEQCEVYHKEEYHALGYVSGESNLVMNNGYERHYPEHSHLLHNEYNERPTFQKLGHGEIHQEEEFPAYRYGDDFFSESTDSYNYYKQRSYYNE; encoded by the exons ATGGCAAATTCTGATTTTGGGGTTCCTGAATTCAAGGCCTACAATCCAAATCCTTATAGCTGTGGTTATGATCTCACACTCACATATGGAAAACCTCTTCCACCTTCTCATTCAACTTGTTATCCTCCTTCGTTTAATAACCCTCATCCATCTCTAAATGGATTCTCATACGGCTCCATACCTTCACCTTATGTAACATCATCATCCAAGCTTCATCTGACAACACCTAAGCCACAAAACAAGGAAAAGGAGAATATAAATCAAAATGGTAAATTGGTAGATGATAATATTTCCACAAATGGGTACGGTAATGGACATGGATCTGATGATTATTCTCATCAGTCTTGGACCGATTACGGGTATGGAAAGAATGAAGATAGTTGCAATCAAGATGATTTAGGGCCCTGTCCAAGTATATTCGGTTATTGGCCTTGTTTGTACAAAATGAACAAGAAAACTTATGATCAAAACAATGGTGATGAACAAGAGAAAGACCATAGAAATCAGTGGGAAGTAACTGCAGAATACTTGTTTGGAACTACTCTATACCCATACGGTGAAAGTATTCAAGTAGATGTTAGTTATGGCTACAACTCCAGCTACCGCTATCAGAAACATAGCATACAAGAACCAACTTCAATAAAGCAGCTCAAGTACAACGAGAAATCATCGACTCCAAAACTGGGTTACTATGGAACTTACCAGGAGGATGACTGTCTTCCATTGGGTCGCCAGTCCAACCTAGCAATCGTGCCAATCACCTATGGGAATGATGGGCGTTACGAAATACAACCACCCTCTGTAAAAGTAGACTATAATGAGAAATCATCACTCCAAAGACTTTGCTATGGTCAATCAGACCATGTTGAAGAGTATCCTTTTTTTGACAAC GTCGAGTTCCAAAGCACGGGTTTTGATGAAGCTCATGATGCCCAAGAGTTTCCTACATTGGGATGTGTGAGTAATGAGTCAAATCTGGTATCGAGTTATGAGAGGCATTACCCGGAACAATCTCATCTGTTACATGTCGAGTACAATGAGCAATGCGAAGTTTACCACAAGGAAGAGTATCATGCATTAGGATATGTGAGTGGTGAGTCAAATCTTGTAATGAATAATGGTTATGAGAGGCATTACCCGGAACACTCTCATCTGTTGCATAATGAGTATAATGAGCGACCCACGTTTCAAAAGCTGGGGCATGGCGAAATACACCAGGAGGAAGAGTTTCCTGCTTATAGATAT GGCGATGACTTCTTCAGCGAAAGTACGGACAGCTACAACTATTACAAGCAGAGAAGTTATTACAACGAGTGA
- the LOC113317878 gene encoding sirohydrochlorin ferrochelatase, chloroplastic-like, with protein sequence MTSSTCCSSIIPSQLHNRVSIRRITTNIIWVSPKSLKVQKTKEYHLKSCFSATTAAANRELRGDKYGVGDKDGVIIVDHGSRRKESNLLLNDFVAMFRDKTGYPIVEPAHMELAEPSIKDAFGSCVRQGANRVIVSPYFLSPGRHWKQDIPSLTAEAAKEHPGVTYLITAPLGLHEQIVEVVNDRIKHCISHVAGDAEECAVCVGTGKCRLYHVES encoded by the exons atgacttcttctacttgttgttcgtctatcatcccttctcAACTTCACAACag AGTTTCAATTAGAAGAATTACCACAAACATTATTTGGGTTTCCCCTAAATCACTTAAAGTacagaaaaccaaagaatatcACTTAAAATCATGTTTTAGTGCTACTACTGCTGCTGCAAATCGAGAATTAAGAGGAGATAAGTACGGTGTGGGCGATAAGGATGGTGTCATCATTGTTGATCATGGCTCTAGGCGCAAAGAATCTAATCTTTTGCTAA ATGATTTTGTAGCCATGTTTAGAGATAAAACTGGTTACCCAATTGTGGAGCCTGCTCACATG GAGTTGGCAGAACCGTCGATTAAAGATGCATTCGGTTCATGTGTGCGACAAGGGGCAAACCGAGTAATTGTCAGTCCATACTTTCTTTCCCCTGGAAGGCATTGGAAGCAG GATATCCCAAGCTTAACTGCTGAAGCTGCAAAGGAGCATCCGGGTGTCACATACTTGATAACTGCACCTCTTGGCTTGCATGAGCAAATTGTG GAAGTAGTGAATGACAGAATCAAGCACTGCATAAGCCATGTAGCTGGAGATGCAGAGGAATGTGCAGTTTGTGTTGGAACAGGCAAATGTCGTCTGTATCATGTTGAATCATAA
- the LOC113317902 gene encoding uncharacterized protein LOC113317902, whose translation MRMWLCFPCFLWFSWKRPCRGHPGGILNGPFNGRSADFLIFGLDKPTSPTLFIDNRSADTVPVDEFAGLSIETLHLLFQKQITTTSSIPTQCRFNFSRTLKSALDKVLAHPTELGPWLQLLLLPICTLSLYMPKNAIEEWSGARKKIQTCTINRALDKWKEPQGCTSLIQKILEVNNELQQSRKDSKKKRKTNAQACKKKISQGHYAAATRILSSNGVALDTADTLAELRQKHPYAPPLVIPSTAVEATPISVDSHVVLSAIRSFPKGTSWGKDGLRAQHLLDAFSGSAAAVSDEFFMSTSGVVNLWLSGQCPPSLGEYIASAPLTPLLKPYGGLRPIAIGTIWRQLCSKLATTTVCKDMVSYLGDHQFGVGIPYGGEIILHSANRLHELKDRLSSMKFVPDAQAYHAGLNSSMHNPQGCITVRPSYPRLKVYNKGIC comes from the exons ATGCGTATGTGGCTTTGTTTTCCTTGCTTTCTGTGGTTTTCATGGAAGAGACCTTGTCGAGGACACCCTGGAGGTATTCTGAATGGGCCGTTTAATGGTAGGAGTGCAGATTTTCTAATATTTGGTCTTGACAAACCTACTTCACCCACCCTTTTCATTGATAACCGTTCTGCAGATACAGTGcctgttgatgaatttgcaggATTATCTATTGAAACGCTCCACCTGCTCTTTCAAAAACAAATCACCACAACCTCCAGTATCCCCACACAGTGTAGATTCAATTTTTCCAGAACCTTAAAATCTGCGCTAGACAAGGTCTTAGCCCATCCAACTGAGTTAGGCCCCTGGCTTCAACTGCTGCTCTTACCCATTTGCACTCTTAGCCTCTATATGCCTAAAAATGCAATAGAAGAATGGTCAGGTGCAAGGAAGAAGATTCAGACATGCACAATTAACCGTGCCTTGGACAAATGGAAGGAACCACAGGGCTGTACCTCCCTAATCCAAAAGATCCTGGAGGTTAATAATGAACTTCAACAGAGCAGGAAAGActctaagaagaaaagaaaaactaatgCCCAGGCCTGCAAGAAGAAGATCAGTCAAGGGCATTATGCAGCGGCCACTAGAATTCTCTCTTCTAATGGTGTCGCACTTGACACAGCCGATACCCTTGCAGAGTTACGGCAGAAACACCCTTACGCTCCTCCTCTTGTCATTCCTTCAACTGCAGTGGAAGCTACACCAATTTCAGTGGACAGTCATGTTGTGTTGAGTGCTATTCGGAGCTTTCCGAAGGGAACGTCTTGGGGCAAGGACGGCCTAAGGGCTCAACACCTCTTGGATGCATTCAGTGGCTCAGCCGCTGCTGTCTCAGATGAATTTTTCATGTCCACGTCAGGTGTCGTGAACTTATGGTTGTCTGGCCAATGCCCCCCTTCCCTTGGAGAATACATCGCCAGTGCCCCACTCACGCCACTCCTAAAACCATATGGAGGCTTAAGGCCAATTGCTATCGGGACTATCTGGCGACAATTGTGCTCTAAATTGGCTACTACTACTGTATGCAAAGATATGGTCAGCTATCTTGGAGACCATCAATTTGGCGTCGGCATCCCCTATGGTGGCGAAATTATCTTACATTCTGCGAACAGGCTGCATGAGCTTAAAG ATCGACTCTCATCCATGAAGTTCGTGCCAGATGCCCAAGCATATCACGCTGGGTTGAATTCTTCTATGCACAACCCGCAAGGTTGTATTACAGTGAGGCCATCTTATCCTCGACTCAAGGTGTACAACAAGGGGATCTGTTAG
- the LOC113317879 gene encoding chaperone protein dnaJ C76, chloroplastic-like, whose protein sequence is RWRQKPSAIKCCSRNTDEYYELLRVSVNSKPKEIKDAYRKLQKKYHPDIAGQKGHEYTLKLNEAYHVLMRKDMRREYDDTSLSGKSRDGFSELGYSAWKGPMRPQALFVDENLCIGCRECVHNARNTFTMDEALGSARVKVQFGDDDEKIQVSVDCCPVNCIHWVEREDLAVLEFLNRSQPVEAYGVFGGGWQRPSNVFKEAKFFQKLLKQRESEIYNKQKSGAVHEETQAQAYARATASMMVQREAFLGFWNWVKVKFGFKMESRE, encoded by the exons AGATGGAGGCAGAAACCTTCTGCAATCAAGTGTTGCAGCAGGAACACAGATGAGTATTATGAGTTACTTAGAGTTTCTGTTAACTCAAAACCAAAGGAAATCAAAGATGCTTACAGAAAGTTGCAGAAGAAATATCACCCAGATATTGCAGGCCAAAAG GGTCATGAGTATACTCTGAAGCTAAATGAAGCTTACCACGTTTTGATGAGAAAGGATATGAGAAGAGAATATGATGATACTTCTCTTAGCGGAAAATCAAGAGATGGGTTTTCTGAATTAGGTTATAGTGCATGGAAAGGGCCTATGAGACCCCAAGCTCTTTTTGTGGATGAGAATTTATGCATAG GTTGCAGAGAATGTGTACACAACGCAAGAAACACTTTCACGATGGACGAGGCTCTTGGATCTGCAAGAGTCAAAGTTCAATTTGGAGATGACGATGAGAAAATCCAG GTATCAGTTGATTGCTGCCCAGTGAACTGCATCCACTGGGTGGAAAGAGAAGATCTGGCAGTGCTTGAATTCCTCAATCGTTCTCAACCAGTAGAGGCCTATGGTGTGTTTGGAGGAGGGTGGCAAAGACCCTCAAACGTTTTCAAGGAAGCGAAATTCTTTCAGAAGCTACTGAAACAGAGGGAATCGGAAATTTATAACAAGCAAAAAAGTG GAGCAGTTCACGAAGAGACTCAAGCCCAAGCTTACGCCCGAGCCACAGCAAGTATGATGGTACAGAGGGAGGCGTTCTTAGGATTCTGGAATTGGGTGAAAGTAAAGTTTGGATTCAAAATGGAAAGCAGAGAATAA